The Zalophus californianus isolate mZalCal1 chromosome 7, mZalCal1.pri.v2, whole genome shotgun sequence genome includes a region encoding these proteins:
- the DNPH1 gene encoding 2'-deoxynucleoside 5'-phosphate N-hydrolase 1 — MAAAAVPGARESGEPGQPGQPGRRALYFCGSVRGGREDRALYGRIVSRLRRFGAVLTEHVAAAELGARGEEAAGGDRLIHERDLAWLQQADVVVAEVTQPSLGVGYELGRAVALNKRILCLFRPQSGRVLSAMIRGAADGSRFQVLDYEEGQVEAMLDQYFEGDPS; from the exons atggcggcggcggcggtgccCGGAGCGCGGGAAAGCGGGGAGCCGGGCCAGCCGGGCCAGCCGGGCCGCCGGGCCCTGTACTTCTGCGGGAGCGTCCGCGGCGGGCGCGAGGACCGGGCGCTGTACGGCCGGATCGTGTCGCGGCTGCGGCGCTTCGGGGCGGTGCTCACGGAGCACGTGGCGGCCGCCGAGCTGGGCGCGCGCG GGGAAGAGGCTGCTGGGGGTGACAGGCTCATCCATGAGCGGGACCTGGCCTGGCTGCAGCAGGCAGATG TGGTGGTGGCAGAAGTGACCCAGCCATCGTTGGGTGTGGGCTATGAGCTGGGCCGGGCCGTGGCCCTCAATAAGCGGATCCTGTGCCTCTTCCGTCCGCAGTCTGGCCGAG TGCTTTCAGCCATGATCCGGGGAGCAGCAGACGGCTCGAGGTTCCAGGTGTTGGACTACGAGGAGGGCCAGGTGGAGGCCATGCTGGATCAATACTTTGAGGGTGACCCTTCCTAG